The following coding sequences lie in one Mycoplasma tauri genomic window:
- a CDS encoding MSC_0621 family F1-like ATPase epsilon subunit, translating to MSTKYFKTTISFIFDKKIMLDNSEVFVYLNDENEWVKVTNNSIFGYEIVLLKIYDHINEKEFYIFAKNSNIIAENDNIYINTTSYLDFYQISKVKKSINENIKILDKKIASLKNMQKIGMDLELFLKLKKIKQEQYILRNTHKFNLKKIELDYEN from the coding sequence ATGTCAACTAAATATTTTAAAACTACAATCAGTTTCATATTTGACAAAAAGATAATGCTTGATAATTCTGAAGTATTTGTTTACTTAAATGATGAAAATGAATGAGTTAAAGTAACAAATAACTCGATATTTGGATATGAAATAGTACTATTAAAAATTTATGATCACATTAATGAAAAGGAATTTTACATTTTTGCAAAAAACTCAAATATCATTGCAGAAAATGACAACATTTACATTAATACAACAAGTTATCTTGATTTTTATCAAATTTCTAAAGTTAAGAAAAGCATAAATGAAAATATTAAAATTTTAGATAAAAAAATAGCTTCATTAAAAAATATGCAAAAAATAGGTATGGATTTAGAATTATTTTTAAAACTTAAAAAAATTAAACAGGAGCAATATATCTTAAGAAATACTCATAAATTTAATCTTAAGAAAATTGAATTAGACTATGAAAATTAA
- a CDS encoding MSC_0620 family F1-like ATPase-associated subunit, with protein MKIKKILLNRVFASTLFISSPIVLISAGEANGKPDDKPTKPQEPKKEIDKNFDKFKQLAENKIKEAIDKAIDETISFLKTKVDKIGSLDKPDDKYYEKLEQKIHLLSLISYFKNNKQKIIKKPDEYGFPVRFPYVIANEKKYNVGIVKFNGKTYNNIKMGKDNKLNYSELINPEKGDLITIDSKSDNFITEDRFKKELEKYTNELIMQAKRMVDADKDIPKIGKDIFLIDKEVNDPANPSLKVNGLIISSPVGFKTWSEYIINRIKPKFVEFDLKQNEQYIEEVHQNNAKKRPVAPVVIPPLVPKKDLDAIEIHDANEVPLEIPSLKPLISYKHLGKSMTELKNIFDSSSPDEKNKMFFFNNPINTRYKYFVKNLSISNVINKTQLTATVQITDTAAQSDVSRNYAIDVEMSNNNSKNIQFLLENQIRIIRENFVKLYKSVGLDERLNYPELGNNALMETMNAIVAGAVGVINKDKIVEKWSSINDKYKNHNIDFNNPNNKYVVQSSNEILSEILLALHESDINGKYYWNALADTYDYILNDKESGFKSHLESEESKKAIKEKFKELNLEVKYIDKLVDLLNFRILKFKSLSQKSSKWVNSLNLHKWFDEYISDSSIIKNKIDILSKLLDTKKPAKASKEEKELIDSYNEAVNIIKNSERKINNSKTIIGSIFIAISLMFIIVSIIIFLIKKQKIKGKNFKTVLTVSGIISLMITVIGLIMLILGIKG; from the coding sequence ATGAAAATTAAAAAAATATTACTAAATAGAGTCTTCGCTTCAACATTATTTATTTCTTCTCCAATTGTTTTAATAAGTGCTGGTGAAGCAAATGGTAAACCAGATGATAAACCAACCAAACCTCAAGAACCAAAAAAAGAAATTGATAAAAATTTTGATAAATTTAAACAATTAGCTGAAAATAAAATAAAAGAAGCTATAGACAAAGCTATTGATGAAACAATTTCATTTTTAAAAACTAAAGTAGATAAAATAGGCTCCCTTGACAAACCTGATGATAAATATTATGAAAAACTAGAACAAAAAATTCATTTATTATCTTTAATAAGTTATTTCAAAAATAATAAACAAAAAATTATCAAAAAACCTGATGAATATGGTTTTCCTGTTAGATTCCCATATGTTATTGCTAATGAAAAGAAATATAATGTTGGTATAGTTAAGTTTAATGGAAAAACCTATAATAATATAAAAATGGGAAAAGATAATAAGCTAAATTATTCAGAGCTTATTAATCCTGAAAAAGGCGACTTAATTACAATAGATAGTAAAAGTGATAACTTTATAACTGAAGATAGATTTAAAAAAGAACTAGAGAAATATACAAATGAGCTTATAATGCAAGCAAAAAGAATGGTTGATGCAGATAAAGATATACCTAAAATTGGAAAAGACATTTTTTTAATTGATAAAGAAGTAAATGATCCTGCTAATCCTTCTCTAAAAGTTAATGGTCTGATAATTAGTTCTCCAGTTGGTTTTAAAACATGATCTGAATACATAATTAATAGAATAAAACCTAAATTTGTTGAATTTGATTTAAAACAAAATGAACAATATATTGAAGAAGTACATCAAAATAATGCTAAAAAAAGACCAGTTGCCCCTGTTGTAATTCCTCCTCTTGTACCAAAAAAAGATTTAGATGCTATAGAAATTCATGATGCTAACGAAGTTCCTTTAGAAATACCATCTTTAAAACCATTGATTTCATACAAACATCTAGGCAAGTCAATGACTGAATTAAAAAATATCTTCGATAGTTCCTCTCCAGATGAAAAAAACAAGATGTTTTTCTTTAATAACCCTATAAATACAAGATATAAATATTTTGTTAAAAATTTATCTATATCAAATGTTATAAATAAAACGCAATTAACTGCTACTGTTCAAATTACAGACACTGCAGCACAATCTGATGTTTCAAGAAATTATGCAATTGATGTTGAAATGTCAAATAACAATTCAAAAAATATACAATTTTTACTTGAAAATCAAATTAGAATTATCAGAGAAAATTTTGTTAAGCTTTATAAATCAGTGGGCTTGGATGAAAGACTTAACTATCCAGAATTAGGGAATAATGCATTAATGGAAACTATGAATGCTATAGTTGCTGGAGCTGTAGGTGTAATTAATAAAGATAAAATAGTAGAAAAATGATCTTCAATTAATGATAAATACAAAAATCATAATATTGATTTTAATAATCCCAATAATAAATATGTTGTTCAAAGTTCAAATGAAATTCTTAGTGAAATATTACTGGCATTACATGAATCAGATATAAATGGTAAATACTATTGAAATGCATTGGCAGATACATATGATTACATTTTAAATGATAAAGAATCTGGTTTTAAAAGTCATTTGGAATCAGAAGAATCTAAAAAAGCTATTAAAGAAAAATTTAAAGAATTAAATTTAGAAGTAAAATACATTGATAAATTAGTTGATCTTTTAAATTTTAGAATTTTAAAATTCAAATCATTATCACAAAAATCTTCTAAATGAGTAAATTCATTGAATTTACACAAATGATTTGATGAATATATTTCTGATTCATCAATTATTAAAAATAAAATAGACATTTTATCAAAATTGTTAGATACCAAGAAACCAGCTAAAGCCTCAAAAGAAGAAAAAGAACTTATTGATAGTTACAATGAAGCTGTAAATATAATAAAAAATAGTGAAAGAAAAATTAATAATTCTAAAACAATTATTGGATCAATATTCATTGCAATTAGTTTAATGTTTATTATTGTAAGTATAATAATTTTCTTAATTAAAAAACAAAAAATAAAAGGCAAAAATTTCAAAACTGTTTTAACTGTTAGCGGAATTATTTCATTAATGATAACAGTTATTGGATTAATTATGTTAATCTTAGGAATTAAAGGATAA
- a CDS encoding MSC_0619 family F1-like ATPase alpha subunit yields the protein MQKIDNTVKKVENGSLPKVSAIFDYMIVVNGKFNYKQQQIFTSTKNKDVKLFLMSATTDSAYLLANEEGKKISIGDEITLVSQDNKVTTTKDHFGKVIDIYGNAVLPEKKVIFPSANSTSSDTFKLAHDLMKVKRLNEQLYTGITSIDLLIPIGKGQRELIIGDRQTGKTHIALNTIINQSQKSIKCVYVAIGQKRENISKIYNTLKEFNALQHTIIIDAPAISAYEQYLAPYVGMAHAENISLNDDVLIIFDDLTKHANIFREMALLSDRPVGKEAMPGDMFFAHSQLLERAGAFKDRKTITALPIVQTIDGDITSLISSNIISITDGQIVTSSKLFSQGVLPAIDIDFSVSRTGSSVQDRTITKIAAEVGKIYRKYKRHLKLSILDYELNKEIALLMYKGKMITKLFEQKGYSIYSHNFVLIMTKIISWSLIKNIKDEQKALQFIDEFITNYPEGIKQFESIKANAEYDDTLVKNYFAFALKEYSDYANLGWDIDYDYEFMPISKDFLENTAIKLGDK from the coding sequence ATGCAAAAAATAGATAATACAGTAAAAAAAGTTGAAAATGGATCCCTACCAAAAGTAAGTGCCATATTCGACTATATGATAGTAGTAAACGGAAAATTTAATTACAAGCAACAACAAATTTTTACATCAACAAAAAATAAAGATGTTAAATTATTCTTAATGAGTGCTACAACTGATTCAGCTTATTTATTAGCAAATGAAGAAGGAAAAAAAATTTCAATTGGCGATGAAATTACATTAGTTTCTCAAGATAATAAAGTAACTACTACAAAAGATCATTTTGGTAAAGTGATTGATATATATGGTAATGCAGTATTGCCAGAAAAAAAAGTAATTTTTCCAAGTGCAAACAGCACAAGCTCCGATACTTTTAAATTAGCTCATGATTTAATGAAAGTTAAACGACTTAATGAACAACTATATACGGGTATAACAAGCATCGATCTTTTAATTCCTATTGGTAAAGGTCAAAGAGAATTGATTATTGGTGACAGACAAACTGGAAAAACACATATTGCTCTTAATACTATTATTAATCAAAGTCAAAAAAGCATTAAATGTGTTTATGTGGCAATAGGTCAAAAAAGAGAAAATATCTCAAAAATTTATAATACACTAAAAGAATTTAATGCTCTTCAACATACTATTATTATTGATGCCCCTGCTATTAGCGCCTACGAACAATATTTAGCTCCTTATGTTGGTATGGCACATGCAGAAAACATTTCTTTAAATGATGATGTCTTAATAATTTTTGATGATTTAACTAAACATGCAAATATTTTTAGAGAAATGGCGCTTTTAAGTGATAGACCAGTAGGTAAAGAAGCAATGCCTGGTGATATGTTTTTTGCACACTCACAATTATTAGAAAGAGCTGGTGCATTCAAAGATAGAAAAACCATTACAGCACTTCCAATTGTACAAACAATAGATGGTGACATTACAAGTTTAATTTCTTCAAATATTATTTCTATTACTGATGGTCAAATAGTTACAAGTAGTAAATTATTTTCTCAAGGTGTGCTGCCAGCTATTGATATAGATTTTTCTGTTTCAAGAACTGGTTCAAGCGTACAAGATAGAACTATAACTAAAATAGCTGCTGAAGTCGGAAAAATATATAGAAAATATAAGAGACACCTTAAGTTATCTATTTTAGACTATGAATTAAACAAAGAAATAGCTCTTTTAATGTACAAAGGTAAAATGATTACTAAATTATTTGAACAAAAAGGTTACTCAATTTACTCACATAACTTTGTACTTATAATGACAAAAATTATAAGTTGATCATTAATAAAAAATATTAAAGATGAACAAAAAGCGCTTCAATTTATTGATGAATTTATTACAAATTATCCAGAAGGAATAAAACAATTTGAAAGCATAAAAGCTAATGCTGAATATGATGATACATTGGTAAAGAATTACTTTGCTTTTGCATTAAAAGAGTATTCTGATTATGCAAATTTAGGTTGAGATATAGATTACGATTATGAATTTATGCCTATTTCAAAGGACTTTTTAGAAAATACAGCCATCAAGTTAGGAGATAAATAA
- a CDS encoding MSC_0618 family F1-like ATPase beta subunit translates to MTGKIVGISSDVIEVQFENAKLPSVNELLTTHDGKTYLLVKSIVNESTIKSIIIYSSTQISLSDKIEATGKSFMVPVGKNARGNIYSFRGVALDNNSSKAPKLIEMNSIMNQKRDLSTKFEIVETGIKAIDFFIPIVKGFKLGIFGGAGVGKTVLMKEIIFNISSKSENISNIFIGSGERSREAIELYEELKQSNLMKNSTMYISKMNESAGARMSIVPIGITAAEYSRDYDKEDVLLFIDNIYRFVQAENEVSASLGKKPSVGGYQSTLESDVANVQNRLFKNENGAITSFQTVFLPMDDLSDPSAVAVFNHLDGNMVLSREQTSKNIFPAFDPLASSSISVDEKIISKRHFNAIIEAKRILKAYKDLEDVILILGFDELDAESKIIVKKALQLENFFTQNFFMTEHFTKSPGQYVPLDETIESVIRITEGKYIKQSPEIFAYVGSALNIPTDSELGL, encoded by the coding sequence ATGACAGGAAAAATTGTAGGAATTTCAAGTGATGTTATTGAAGTTCAGTTTGAAAACGCTAAATTACCATCTGTAAATGAATTATTAACAACTCATGATGGCAAAACATATTTGCTTGTTAAAAGCATTGTAAATGAATCAACAATTAAAAGCATAATTATATACTCATCAACTCAAATTTCATTATCAGACAAAATTGAAGCTACAGGTAAAAGTTTCATGGTTCCTGTTGGTAAAAACGCAAGGGGTAACATTTATTCCTTCCGCGGAGTTGCACTAGATAATAATAGTTCTAAAGCTCCCAAATTAATTGAAATGAATTCAATTATGAATCAAAAAAGGGATTTAAGCACTAAATTTGAAATTGTAGAAACTGGAATTAAAGCAATTGACTTCTTTATTCCTATTGTTAAAGGTTTTAAACTTGGTATTTTTGGTGGTGCTGGTGTCGGAAAAACTGTTTTAATGAAAGAAATTATTTTTAATATTAGTAGTAAGTCAGAAAATATTTCAAATATTTTTATTGGATCTGGTGAGCGTTCTAGAGAAGCTATTGAACTTTATGAAGAGTTAAAACAATCAAATCTTATGAAAAACTCAACAATGTATATATCAAAAATGAATGAATCAGCAGGAGCTAGAATGTCTATTGTTCCAATCGGTATAACAGCTGCTGAATATTCAAGAGATTATGATAAGGAAGATGTTTTACTATTTATTGATAATATCTATCGTTTTGTACAAGCAGAAAATGAAGTTAGTGCATCACTTGGCAAAAAACCTTCTGTTGGTGGTTATCAATCTACTCTCGAAAGCGATGTTGCTAATGTACAAAATAGATTATTTAAAAATGAAAATGGTGCTATAACATCATTTCAAACAGTATTCTTGCCTATGGATGACTTAAGTGATCCTTCAGCTGTTGCTGTGTTTAATCACTTAGATGGAAATATGGTTCTTTCTCGTGAACAAACATCAAAAAATATATTTCCAGCTTTTGATCCGTTAGCTAGCTCATCGATTTCTGTTGATGAAAAAATAATATCTAAAAGACATTTTAATGCAATTATTGAAGCAAAAAGAATTCTAAAAGCTTACAAAGATCTTGAAGATGTTATCTTAATTCTTGGTTTTGATGAACTTGATGCAGAAAGTAAAATAATTGTTAAGAAAGCTCTTCAACTTGAAAACTTTTTTACACAAAACTTTTTCATGACAGAACACTTTACAAAATCTCCTGGTCAGTATGTTCCATTAGATGAAACTATTGAAAGTGTTATCAGAATTACAGAGGGTAAATACATAAAACAAAGCCCAGAAATATTTGCATATGTTGGATCTGCTTTAAATATACCAACTGATAGTGAATTAGGTTTATAA
- a CDS encoding DegV family protein — protein sequence MTKKLGFVFDSFSSKTPEFMEENNYGYFPFRTDIDGEIFTDFGGYEQKHVLEKIKNSKVAKSSLPNLELMSEVIKQKSKEFDDVLVFCISSALSSTYQQVVKIASEYPNVYVYDNSWAGEQYFDVVDYITKYYEANNGDMKSVIKKLDEIMEKSIIYVFPPSVDYVIKGGRVSSFKKFLLRGIKLIGLNPYVKFYKNEASTGGIGRTQKGALNKMIDKMITFGSEYSKEFDPKKFKFHIFQGCNDILVENVKNILSKHNIAPKLSGFIPSAVAVHTGPEAVCITMLPDLSDWDI from the coding sequence ATGACAAAAAAATTAGGCTTTGTGTTTGATTCATTTTCATCTAAAACACCTGAATTTATGGAAGAAAATAATTATGGTTATTTTCCTTTTAGAACAGATATAGATGGTGAAATTTTTACAGATTTTGGTGGCTATGAACAAAAGCATGTTCTTGAAAAAATTAAAAATTCAAAGGTTGCTAAATCATCATTACCAAATCTTGAACTCATGTCAGAAGTTATTAAACAAAAAAGCAAAGAATTTGATGATGTATTAGTTTTCTGTATAAGTAGTGCTCTTTCTTCTACATATCAACAAGTTGTTAAAATTGCTAGCGAATACCCAAATGTATATGTTTATGATAACTCTTGAGCAGGAGAACAATATTTTGATGTTGTAGATTATATTACAAAATATTATGAAGCAAATAATGGCGATATGAAATCTGTAATCAAAAAATTAGATGAAATAATGGAAAAGTCAATAATATATGTTTTTCCTCCTTCTGTAGATTATGTGATTAAAGGCGGAAGGGTTAGTTCATTTAAGAAATTTCTTCTTAGAGGAATTAAACTAATTGGTCTTAATCCTTATGTTAAATTTTATAAAAATGAGGCTTCAACTGGTGGGATAGGAAGAACTCAAAAAGGCGCTTTAAATAAAATGATCGACAAAATGATAACTTTTGGATCAGAATATTCCAAAGAATTTGATCCAAAAAAATTTAAATTTCATATTTTTCAAGGTTGCAATGACATTTTAGTTGAAAATGTAAAAAATATATTATCTAAACACAACATTGCACCTAAGTTAAGTGGTTTTATTCCATCGGCTGTGGCTGTACATACAGGTCCTGAAGCAGTATGTATCACAATGTTGCCAGATTTATCTGATTGAGACATTTAA